A DNA window from Argiope bruennichi chromosome X2, qqArgBrue1.1, whole genome shotgun sequence contains the following coding sequences:
- the LOC129960838 gene encoding uncharacterized protein LOC129960838 — protein MEHRNRRNLDDDSDRVVICSSASYCYFTLSILLFSIGTVITILALDETDGVFSSLTHMWLVGPLFISSGLMVAVKTIMYLRRETMIMFLTRQRTLLREFQYPSLEIACSRSCSNLTRPPSYDTVIGGNQQASQLVSDHDINMNLDGRSLNVENPPPSYEEAVLLINQRQNDHIIET, from the exons ATGGAGCACAGAAATCGACGTAATCTGGATGACGATAGTGATCGAGTTGTTATTTGTAGCAGTGCTTCATATTGTTATTTCACGctttcaattttgttattttcgaTTGGTACTGTAATTACAATTTTAGCATTAGATGAAACTGATGGTGTGTTTTCGAGTCTAACTCATATGTGGCTCGTAGGTCCACTCTTCATTAGTTCTGGTTTGATGGTCGCTGTGAAAACAATTATGTACTTGCGAagagaaactatgattatgttttTAACTAGGCAGAGAACTTTATTAAGA GAATTTCAATACCCATCTTTGGAAATTGCATGTTCAAG GAGTTGCAGCAATTTAACAAGGCCACCATCTTATGATACAGTAATTGGAGGAAATCAGCAAGCTTCTCAGTTAGTTTCAGACCATGATATTAATATGAATCTTGATGGAAGATCTTTGAATGTTGAAAATCCACCGCCTTCATATGAAGAAGCTGTTCTTCTCATTAATCAAAGGCAAAATGATCATATAATTGAAACTTAA